From one Paenibacillus sp. FSL K6-1330 genomic stretch:
- the clpC gene encoding ATP-dependent protease ATP-binding subunit ClpC, whose amino-acid sequence MMFGRFTERAQKVLALAQEEAVRLGHNNIGTEHILLGLIREGDGIAAKALIGLGLGLEKIQDEVETLIGRGQEQPTNIAYTPRAKKVIELSMDEARKLGHTYVGTEHILLGLIREGEGVAARVLNNLGISLNKARQQVLQLLGSSEAVSSHHGTPQNVSTPTLDSLARDLTAIAKEGNLDPVIGRSKEIERVIQVLSRRTKNNPVLIGEPGVGKTAIAEGLAQRIINNEIPETLRDKRVMTLDMGSVVAGTKYRGEFEDRLKKIMDEIRQAGNIVLFIDELHTLIGAGGAEGAIDASNILKPSLARGELQCIGATTLDEYRKYIEKDAALERRFQPITVDQPSPEEAIQILYGLRDRYEAHHRVKITDEAIEQAVKLSDRYITDRFLPDKAIDLIDEAGSKVRLHTYTIPPNLKDQEAHLEDIRKEKDAAVQSQEFEKAAALRDTEQKLREELEITKNQWKEKQGRTDSEVTPEDIADVVANWTGIPVNKLKEEETERLLNLEEILHSRVIGQEEAVKAVSRAVRRARAGLKDPKRPMGSFIFLGPTGVGKTELARALAEAMFGDENAVVRIDMSEYMEKHSTSRLVGAPPGYVGYEEGGQLTEKVRRKPYSVVLLDEIEKAHPEVFNILLQVLEDGRLTDSKGRVVDFRNTLIILTSNVGAEAIKKNSTLGFTAVTDAGRDYNNMKGKVMDELKKSFRPEFLNRIDEIIVFHSLEEKHIAQIVTLMSDELRKRLKEFEVHFELTDKAKAFIAKEGYDPAFGARPLRRAIQKHIEDRLSEELLKGTVAKGDSLTIDEANGELVVHKNESVTAASAETE is encoded by the coding sequence ATGATGTTTGGCAGATTTACGGAACGTGCACAAAAGGTGCTTGCATTGGCTCAGGAAGAAGCGGTACGTCTGGGTCACAACAATATCGGCACAGAACATATCCTGCTAGGACTTATTCGTGAAGGAGACGGCATTGCAGCCAAAGCGCTGATCGGACTTGGACTTGGTCTTGAGAAAATTCAGGATGAAGTCGAAACATTAATCGGACGCGGACAAGAGCAGCCTACCAACATTGCTTATACGCCTAGAGCGAAAAAAGTAATTGAGCTCTCCATGGACGAAGCTCGCAAGCTTGGTCATACCTACGTAGGTACTGAGCATATTCTGCTGGGGCTGATTCGTGAAGGTGAAGGGGTTGCAGCACGCGTGCTGAACAACCTGGGCATTAGCCTGAACAAAGCCCGCCAGCAAGTACTGCAGCTGCTCGGCAGCAGCGAAGCGGTATCGAGCCATCATGGCACGCCGCAAAACGTAAGCACGCCTACACTGGACAGTCTCGCTCGCGATCTGACCGCCATTGCCAAAGAAGGCAATCTGGATCCAGTCATTGGACGCAGCAAAGAAATTGAGCGCGTGATTCAGGTACTGAGCCGCCGTACGAAGAACAACCCGGTGTTGATTGGTGAACCAGGGGTAGGTAAGACGGCGATTGCGGAAGGCCTGGCACAACGCATCATTAACAATGAAATTCCGGAGACACTGCGCGACAAACGCGTCATGACGCTGGATATGGGCTCAGTTGTTGCGGGTACGAAATACCGCGGCGAGTTTGAGGATCGCCTGAAAAAAATTATGGATGAGATTCGTCAAGCGGGCAACATCGTTCTGTTCATCGATGAGCTGCATACTTTGATCGGCGCAGGCGGTGCAGAAGGTGCCATCGACGCTTCCAACATTCTTAAGCCATCATTGGCACGCGGAGAACTTCAGTGCATCGGAGCAACCACACTGGATGAATACCGCAAATATATTGAAAAAGATGCTGCCCTCGAGCGCCGTTTCCAACCGATTACGGTGGACCAACCGTCGCCGGAGGAAGCCATTCAGATTCTGTATGGACTGCGTGACCGTTACGAAGCGCATCACCGCGTGAAAATTACGGATGAAGCGATCGAGCAGGCTGTGAAATTGTCCGACCGCTACATTACGGACCGCTTCCTGCCGGATAAAGCGATTGACCTGATTGACGAGGCCGGTTCGAAAGTTCGCCTTCATACGTATACCATACCGCCAAATCTGAAAGATCAAGAAGCGCATCTGGAGGACATCCGCAAAGAGAAGGACGCAGCTGTCCAAAGCCAGGAATTCGAGAAAGCTGCAGCGCTGCGCGATACGGAGCAGAAGCTGCGTGAAGAGCTTGAAATTACGAAGAATCAATGGAAAGAAAAACAAGGACGTACCGATTCCGAGGTAACTCCGGAGGATATCGCCGACGTTGTAGCCAACTGGACTGGCATTCCTGTAAATAAACTGAAAGAAGAAGAGACCGAGCGTCTTCTGAATCTGGAAGAAATTCTGCACAGCCGGGTGATCGGTCAAGAGGAAGCGGTCAAAGCGGTCAGCCGTGCGGTTCGCCGGGCACGTGCAGGACTGAAAGATCCGAAGCGTCCAATGGGCTCCTTCATCTTCCTGGGTCCTACCGGGGTAGGTAAAACCGAGCTGGCACGCGCCCTTGCGGAAGCGATGTTCGGAGATGAGAATGCGGTTGTGCGGATCGATATGTCCGAGTACATGGAGAAGCATTCCACATCACGTCTCGTCGGAGCGCCTCCGGGATATGTCGGCTATGAAGAAGGCGGTCAGCTGACCGAGAAGGTACGCCGCAAACCATATTCCGTTGTGCTGCTTGATGAAATCGAAAAGGCACACCCTGAGGTATTCAACATCTTGCTTCAGGTGCTGGAAGACGGACGCTTGACCGACTCCAAGGGCCGCGTGGTGGACTTCCGCAACACCCTGATCATCCTGACCTCCAACGTGGGAGCGGAAGCCATCAAGAAGAACTCTACGCTTGGCTTTACTGCAGTGACGGATGCAGGTCGCGATTATAACAACATGAAAGGCAAAGTGATGGATGAGCTCAAGAAGAGCTTCCGTCCGGAGTTCTTGAACCGGATTGACGAGATCATCGTGTTCCACTCATTGGAAGAGAAACACATTGCCCAAATCGTGACATTGATGTCCGACGAGCTGCGTAAACGTCTGAAGGAATTCGAGGTGCATTTCGAGCTCACAGACAAAGCGAAGGCTTTCATTGCGAAGGAAGGATACGATCCGGCCTTCGGTGCCCGCCCACTGCGCCGGGCTATCCAGAAGCACATCGAGGATCGCCTCTCCGAGGAGCTGCTGAAAGGTACTGTGGCCAAGGGTGACTCGCTCACCATTGATGAGGCAAATGGCGAGCTGGTTGTACACAAGAACGAGAGCGTCACTGCCGCATCAGCCGAAACGGAATAA
- a CDS encoding protein arginine kinase, whose product MSNLRFTDSALSEWMRGNGQDSDIVISTRVRVARNLQHLPFPLLATDQQSGEVLERLTDVLKNKDDLQDFGDLHVIKLSEIDELDKKVLVEKHLISPNLANESRNGAVILTEDESVSIMINEEDHLRIQCLYPGFQVREAWARATALDDVFESEIDYAFDDKRGYLTSCPTNVGTGLRASVMMHLPALVMTQQINRILSAVSQVGLTVRGIYGEGSEALGNLFQISNQITLGQTESEIIENLHSVALQIIEHEKNARARLLGESKLRITDRVMRSYGILSYAAVMDSKEAAQRLSDVRLGVDLGLLEGPEIPVMNELNVKTQPGFLQKTYGEGMTPSERDMYRAKLIRETLGTH is encoded by the coding sequence ATGTCTAATCTCCGGTTTACCGATTCGGCGCTGAGCGAGTGGATGCGCGGGAACGGTCAGGATTCCGACATTGTCATCAGCACCCGTGTCAGGGTGGCGCGCAATCTGCAGCATCTTCCTTTCCCGCTGCTGGCAACGGATCAGCAGTCAGGAGAAGTGCTAGAGCGCCTGACGGATGTATTGAAGAATAAGGACGATTTGCAGGATTTCGGGGATTTGCATGTAATTAAATTAAGTGAGATTGATGAGCTGGATAAGAAAGTTCTTGTTGAGAAGCATCTAATCAGTCCCAATCTGGCGAATGAATCCCGAAACGGTGCAGTCATCCTTACTGAAGATGAATCCGTCAGCATTATGATCAATGAAGAGGATCACCTGCGCATCCAGTGTTTATATCCCGGATTTCAGGTTCGTGAGGCATGGGCACGTGCGACGGCGCTGGATGATGTTTTTGAATCCGAGATCGATTATGCGTTTGATGACAAGCGAGGTTATCTTACAAGCTGTCCGACGAATGTCGGCACCGGTCTTCGCGCATCCGTCATGATGCATTTGCCCGCTCTTGTTATGACACAGCAGATTAACCGGATTCTCTCGGCTGTATCGCAGGTAGGCTTGACGGTAAGAGGGATTTACGGTGAAGGCAGCGAAGCGTTAGGCAACCTGTTTCAAATCTCGAATCAGATTACGCTCGGTCAAACCGAGTCGGAGATCATTGAGAATCTTCACAGCGTCGCCCTGCAAATCATCGAGCATGAGAAGAATGCCAGAGCCCGGCTCTTGGGTGAATCCAAGCTTCGGATTACGGATCGGGTCATGCGCTCCTATGGCATACTGTCCTATGCGGCGGTGATGGATTCCAAGGAAGCAGCCCAGCGTTTATCCGATGTTCGGCTTGGTGTGGATCTCGGCCTCTTGGAAGGCCCGGAAATCCCGGTCATGAATGAACTGAATGTGAAGACACAGCCGGGCTTTCTGCAGAAGACCTATGGAGAAGGAATGACTCCTTCCGAACGCGACATGTACAGGGCTAAGCTCATCAGAGAAACACTGGGTACCCATTAA
- a CDS encoding UvrB/UvrC motif-containing protein, translated as MLCQECGKRPATLHFTKIVNGEKTEFHFCETCAREKGELIPGTSNGFSIHSLLSGLLDLDPSGKGQSPGAKMAQTLQCEECGMTYSQFSKLGRFGCSSCYKYFSDRLDPLFKRVHGGTSHVGKVPKRTGGRIQIKRQIDDLKKELQIRIVQEEFETAAEIRDQIRELERNMAQG; from the coding sequence ATGTTATGCCAAGAATGCGGTAAACGGCCGGCGACACTTCATTTCACCAAAATTGTGAACGGGGAGAAAACGGAGTTTCATTTTTGTGAAACCTGTGCCCGTGAAAAAGGGGAATTGATCCCCGGCACGTCGAATGGTTTTTCTATACACAGTTTGCTGTCAGGTCTTCTGGATCTGGATCCTTCAGGCAAGGGCCAGAGCCCCGGTGCAAAAATGGCTCAGACGCTGCAATGTGAAGAATGCGGTATGACGTATTCCCAGTTCAGCAAGCTTGGCCGGTTCGGCTGCAGCTCGTGTTATAAATATTTCTCGGATCGATTGGATCCATTGTTTAAGCGAGTCCATGGGGGGACTTCCCATGTCGGCAAAGTGCCGAAGCGTACGGGTGGCCGGATTCAGATCAAACGCCAAATCGATGACCTTAAGAAGGAGCTTCAAATTCGGATCGTGCAGGAGGAGTTTGAAACGGCTGCCGAGATACGGGACCAAATCCGTGAGCTGGAGCGAAATATGGCTCAGGGATAA
- a CDS encoding CtsR family transcriptional regulator, with product MRNISDIIEQYLKSILQESPEGTVEIQRNDLAEQFSCVPSQINYVISTRFTLEKGFLVESKRGGGGYIRIQRIELPQHTALQQHLHHTIGSMIDQTVAEGLIYQLEESRFLTRREASLMRAAISRECLNVKLPYRDELRARIMKAMLISLLGK from the coding sequence ATGCGTAATATCTCTGATATTATCGAACAATACCTGAAGAGCATACTGCAGGAAAGTCCGGAGGGTACCGTTGAAATTCAACGCAACGATCTGGCGGAGCAATTTTCTTGCGTTCCTTCCCAGATCAACTACGTGATCAGTACACGGTTCACGCTGGAGAAGGGCTTTCTTGTCGAGAGCAAGCGCGGCGGGGGCGGGTACATACGCATCCAGCGTATCGAGCTTCCCCAGCATACTGCACTCCAGCAGCATCTTCACCATACCATTGGCAGCATGATTGATCAGACGGTGGCTGAAGGATTGATTTACCAGCTGGAGGAATCCCGGTTTTTAACGAGGCGGGAGGCCAGCCTGATGCGGGCCGCCATTTCGAGGGAGTGCCTGAATGTGAAGCTTCCTTATCGGGATGAGCTGCGTGCAAGGATTATGAAAGCGATGCTTATTTCTTTATTAGGTAAGTGA
- a CDS encoding GntR family transcriptional regulator, which produces MSITRKNGPLYLQIKKIIKDRILHGEYPLGSHIPSEPQLEQEFTVSKMTVRNAIQELYQEGYVEKRSGVGTIVTRNTSFSKLSKGKLFTEILVEEGHQIRKRHLKTEWVLNEPDSELFLKFGERCLLIERLYLLDGSPFIYYTHYVSSQVDMGEEFGSTELPSLYDRIEESQITLENFRDRFLATVANEEIASLLEVSIGAPLLKRLRSSYDGTGSIIEYSIGYYNTELQHYLISYDA; this is translated from the coding sequence ATGTCGATCACGCGGAAGAACGGTCCGTTATACTTGCAAATCAAGAAGATCATAAAAGATCGGATTCTGCATGGGGAGTATCCACTTGGCTCCCATATTCCTTCCGAGCCGCAGCTGGAACAGGAATTTACCGTTAGCAAAATGACGGTCCGCAATGCAATCCAGGAGTTGTATCAGGAAGGGTATGTAGAGAAGCGGAGCGGGGTAGGAACGATTGTGACCCGGAACACTTCCTTCTCCAAGCTTTCCAAAGGCAAGCTGTTCACCGAGATTCTGGTCGAAGAAGGACACCAGATTCGGAAACGCCACCTGAAGACGGAATGGGTGCTCAATGAGCCGGATAGCGAATTGTTCTTAAAATTCGGGGAGCGGTGCCTGCTTATTGAACGTTTGTATTTACTGGACGGGAGCCCTTTCATTTACTACACCCACTATGTGTCATCCCAAGTGGATATGGGTGAAGAGTTCGGTTCCACCGAACTGCCGTCTCTGTATGACCGCATCGAGGAGAGTCAAATTACGCTGGAGAATTTCCGCGACCGTTTTCTGGCGACCGTGGCAAATGAGGAGATTGCCTCCTTGCTTGAAGTAAGTATAGGCGCGCCGTTACTGAAGCGGCTCAGATCCTCATATGACGGGACAGGCAGTATCATTGAATACAGCATCGGTTATTACAATACGGAATTACAGCACTACTTGATCAGTTATGACGCTTGA
- a CDS encoding sugar kinase: MPKTIAAYGEVMMRLQVPGYASLAQESHLNYSFSGTGVNIASAVARFGHNGYLVSTLPDNPLGEAAISYLRKLGIDTALISRGGKYVGMYFLENGFGVRPGRVTYTDRLGSSFNTAEDAMYDFGAIAEKIDMVHFCGITLSMNDTVRGQMKTLAREVKKNGGTVVFDCNYRPTLWGPDRYEFAKPHYEEMLSLADIVFMNEKDAIYILGMETTREDQSEQLQELIPKVAAKYNITVASGTHRKINGDNTHSLQGYLYTDGAFHFSKTLTFSVHDRIGAGDAYASGVIHGISEGYEPNRTVDFAAAAAMLAHTVTGDTPTASEREVLQAMSHHMSDVER; the protein is encoded by the coding sequence ATGCCTAAGACGATTGCCGCATATGGCGAAGTGATGATGCGTCTTCAAGTACCGGGATATGCTTCCTTGGCTCAAGAGAGCCATCTGAATTACTCCTTTTCCGGCACGGGTGTAAACATCGCCTCGGCTGTGGCAAGGTTCGGTCATAACGGATATCTGGTCAGCACGCTGCCGGATAACCCGCTTGGCGAAGCGGCGATTTCCTACCTGCGCAAGCTTGGCATCGACACTGCACTCATTAGCCGCGGAGGCAAATATGTCGGCATGTACTTTTTGGAGAATGGCTTTGGTGTAAGACCCGGACGTGTAACTTATACGGATCGACTGGGCAGCAGCTTTAATACGGCGGAGGATGCCATGTACGATTTCGGTGCGATTGCCGAAAAGATAGACATGGTCCATTTTTGCGGGATTACCCTTTCCATGAACGATACCGTACGGGGCCAAATGAAGACACTGGCTCGTGAAGTTAAGAAAAACGGCGGAACCGTTGTGTTCGATTGCAATTATCGTCCCACTTTATGGGGGCCGGACCGCTACGAGTTTGCCAAGCCGCACTATGAGGAAATGCTGTCTTTAGCGGATATCGTTTTTATGAATGAGAAAGATGCCATCTATATCCTTGGCATGGAGACGACCCGGGAGGATCAGAGCGAACAACTGCAGGAGTTGATCCCGAAGGTGGCAGCGAAGTATAATATTACGGTTGCGTCGGGTACCCACCGCAAGATCAACGGGGATAACACTCATTCCCTGCAAGGCTATCTCTACACGGATGGAGCGTTTCACTTTTCCAAAACCTTGACGTTTTCCGTCCATGACCGTATCGGCGCGGGTGATGCCTACGCCAGTGGGGTGATTCACGGGATCTCGGAGGGATATGAACCGAATCGGACGGTTGATTTTGCCGCAGCTGCGGCGATGCTTGCCCATACCGTAACAGGGGATACGCCGACGGCGAGCGAACGCGAAGTGCTTCAGGCAATGAGTCATCATATGTCTGACGTGGAAAGGTAG
- a CDS encoding KDGP aldolase family protein, with product MANMEKRLYRNRAALNVLAGSIQNAKDIFEAAEGHVVVGVLSKNYPNAQEAVIAMKEYGAVIEDAVSIGLGAGDNRQAAVVAEIVKSYPGTHINQVFPAVGATRANLDGKESWINSLVSPSGQVGYVNISTGPVSAAGSDKAIVPVKAAIALVRDMGGNALKYFPMQGLELEDEYRAVAKACVEEGFALEPTGGIDKENFEAIVRIAFEAGVQQVIPHVYSSIIDSASGDTIISDVQELHLKLKALVDQYA from the coding sequence ATGGCAAATATGGAGAAACGTCTTTACAGAAATCGCGCGGCACTGAACGTACTTGCAGGCAGCATTCAGAATGCGAAGGATATTTTTGAAGCTGCGGAAGGGCATGTGGTGGTCGGCGTATTGTCCAAAAATTATCCGAACGCGCAAGAGGCCGTTATTGCGATGAAGGAGTATGGCGCCGTTATCGAAGATGCGGTATCGATCGGATTGGGTGCTGGCGATAACCGTCAAGCTGCTGTGGTAGCCGAGATTGTGAAGAGCTACCCAGGCACGCATATCAATCAGGTGTTCCCGGCAGTTGGTGCTACACGTGCCAATCTGGATGGCAAAGAAAGCTGGATTAACAGCCTTGTGTCTCCTTCAGGTCAAGTGGGTTATGTAAATATTTCAACTGGACCGGTGAGCGCTGCTGGATCAGACAAAGCCATCGTACCTGTAAAAGCGGCCATCGCGCTTGTGCGCGACATGGGCGGTAACGCACTGAAGTACTTCCCGATGCAAGGCTTGGAGCTGGAGGATGAGTACCGCGCGGTAGCGAAGGCATGTGTGGAGGAAGGATTCGCGCTTGAACCAACAGGCGGGATTGATAAAGAGAATTTTGAAGCCATCGTGCGCATCGCATTCGAAGCGGGAGTGCAGCAGGTCATCCCGCACGTGTACTCTTCGATTATCGACTCGGCCAGTGGAGATACGATCATTAGCGATGTTCAAGAGCTGCATCTCAAGCTAAAAGCGCTGGTTGATCAATATGCCTAA
- a CDS encoding DgaE family pyridoxal phosphate-dependent ammonia lyase has product MDHSLHAKYGLKRVVNASGRMSILGVSAPTDTVMEAMRIGGQSYVEIADLVDKAGDYMARILGSEAAVVVNSASSGIALSVAGIITEGNRRRSDRLHQEPIAKNEIIMFKGHNVQYGAPVETMVYLGGGKVVEVGYANEGRKEHIAEAINERTAAILYVKSHHCVQKNMISVEEAAEVAQAHGLPLIIDAAAEEDIQKYVKYGDLAIYSGSKAIEGPTSGIVGGKRQYVEWVKAQLHGIGRSMKVGKETTFGLLQALDEYMVKEDKSEQEKAALEEMKSLSKLPGIEVTIVQDEAGRAIFRGRVKVDEHAAGVSAKSMNDQLREGDIAVYTRDYGVRQGYFDIDPRSLSGDDLQVIITRIQQIAGGN; this is encoded by the coding sequence ATGGATCATTCATTACATGCTAAATATGGGTTGAAGCGCGTAGTTAATGCCAGCGGGCGCATGAGTATTCTTGGCGTATCGGCACCGACGGATACCGTCATGGAAGCGATGCGGATCGGTGGGCAGAGTTACGTGGAAATCGCGGATCTGGTTGATAAAGCAGGCGATTACATGGCGCGAATTCTCGGTTCCGAGGCAGCGGTTGTTGTCAATTCCGCTTCCAGCGGAATCGCTCTTTCCGTCGCTGGAATCATCACCGAAGGCAATCGCAGGCGCAGTGACCGATTACACCAGGAGCCAATCGCGAAGAACGAGATTATCATGTTTAAGGGACATAACGTGCAATATGGGGCACCTGTTGAAACGATGGTTTATCTCGGAGGCGGCAAGGTCGTTGAAGTCGGGTATGCCAACGAAGGGCGTAAGGAGCATATCGCGGAAGCGATAAATGAGCGTACTGCAGCCATTTTGTACGTGAAATCTCATCACTGCGTGCAGAAAAATATGATCTCGGTGGAAGAAGCGGCAGAAGTGGCTCAGGCGCATGGACTTCCGCTAATCATTGATGCTGCTGCTGAAGAGGATATCCAGAAATATGTGAAATACGGGGACCTGGCCATATACAGCGGATCCAAGGCAATTGAAGGCCCGACCTCCGGCATTGTCGGCGGCAAACGCCAATATGTGGAGTGGGTGAAAGCGCAGCTGCATGGTATTGGGCGCAGTATGAAGGTCGGCAAGGAAACAACGTTTGGATTGCTTCAGGCGCTGGACGAGTATATGGTGAAGGAAGATAAGAGTGAGCAGGAGAAAGCGGCGCTGGAGGAAATGAAGTCCTTATCGAAATTGCCGGGCATTGAGGTAACCATTGTGCAGGACGAAGCGGGAAGGGCGATCTTCCGGGGGCGCGTGAAAGTCGATGAACATGCGGCCGGGGTTAGTGCGAAGTCCATGAACGATCAGCTTCGCGAAGGCGATATTGCCGTATACACCAGGGATTACGGCGTTCGCCAGGGGTATTTTGATATCGATCCTCGCTCGCTTTCCGGGGATGATTTGCAAGTCATTATAACGAGAATACAACAGATTGCAGGGGGAAACTAA
- a CDS encoding amidohydrolase/deacetylase family metallohydrolase, which translates to MEQRFIIRNVKTVHEDKPFDIVMENGFITEITDANMAHGANSFDGTGLYVSSGWIDMHVHAVAKLEPYGDAIDEIGVKQGVATIIDAGSCGADTIGELAAEVARSKTNVFAFLNISHIGLQRVDELSSLEWIDAEKATKAVCTYPDLIIGLKARISKSVVKENGVEPLRLARKISGKTSLPLMVHIGSGPPPIEEVLELLQKDDIITHYLNGKANNLFDSDGKPIPALVEAIARGVHLDVGHGTASFSFLVAEYAKTQGIKPDTISTDIYRGNRINGPVYSLANVLTKFLYLGYSLQEVISAVTDHAAGWLRRPELGRIQVGDAAHLTLFALQQGAMSLTDSEGETRIADRYIEARGVVVNGSFITC; encoded by the coding sequence TTGGAACAACGTTTTATTATACGCAATGTAAAGACGGTGCATGAGGATAAACCTTTTGACATTGTCATGGAGAACGGGTTCATAACCGAAATAACGGATGCGAACATGGCACACGGTGCCAACAGTTTTGATGGTACGGGACTATATGTGTCCAGCGGCTGGATCGATATGCACGTCCATGCGGTCGCTAAGCTGGAGCCTTACGGAGATGCCATCGACGAGATAGGCGTAAAGCAAGGGGTTGCCACCATTATCGACGCAGGGAGCTGTGGTGCGGATACAATTGGAGAACTGGCAGCCGAGGTTGCAAGGTCCAAGACGAATGTGTTTGCTTTTTTGAATATTTCCCATATCGGTCTGCAGCGTGTCGACGAGTTGTCCAGTTTGGAATGGATCGATGCTGAGAAGGCAACAAAGGCGGTATGCACCTATCCAGATCTGATCATTGGGCTCAAGGCCAGAATCAGCAAAAGCGTAGTCAAGGAGAATGGGGTAGAGCCGCTTCGTCTTGCAAGAAAAATATCAGGAAAAACGTCGTTGCCGCTAATGGTACATATCGGGTCCGGGCCACCGCCGATTGAGGAAGTATTGGAATTGCTTCAGAAGGACGACATTATCACTCATTATTTAAATGGGAAGGCCAACAATTTATTTGATTCCGACGGAAAGCCGATTCCTGCCCTGGTGGAGGCGATAGCTCGTGGCGTTCATCTGGATGTGGGCCATGGAACGGCAAGCTTCTCGTTCTTGGTGGCAGAGTATGCCAAGACCCAAGGGATTAAACCTGACACGATCAGCACTGATATCTATCGCGGGAATCGCATCAATGGCCCGGTGTACAGCCTGGCTAATGTCCTGACGAAGTTCCTTTATTTGGGATACAGCTTGCAGGAGGTGATCTCAGCGGTAACGGACCATGCAGCAGGATGGCTACGCCGTCCGGAGCTTGGCCGAATCCAAGTCGGCGATGCCGCTCACCTGACGCTGTTTGCGCTGCAGCAGGGCGCTATGAGTTTAACGGATTCCGAAGGGGAGACCCGGATCGCTGATCGATATATCGAAGCCAGAGGAGTGGTAGTCAATGGATCATTCATTACATGCTAA
- a CDS encoding ABC transporter ATP-binding protein has protein sequence MENLLQVRNVTKTYAGGRRALQDVNLDISGGKIIGLLGTNGSGKSTLMKIAAGLMQPTKGGAYVNGKPVGLETKAIVSFMPDRPVTESWMKVSDAVAYFKDFYEDFNVEKARNMLEFMNLKTQDRISSLSKGMNERLQLTLALSREAQLYMLDEPIGGVDPVARGKILDAIVEFYNEDSSIIISTHLVRDIERIFDEVIFIQGGEVVMHDEVENIRLKHGKSVDEMFKEVYAE, from the coding sequence GTGGAGAATCTGTTACAGGTAAGGAACGTGACCAAAACATATGCCGGTGGTCGCAGAGCGTTACAGGATGTCAATCTGGATATCAGCGGTGGAAAAATCATTGGTTTGCTGGGCACCAATGGCAGCGGAAAGAGTACGCTCATGAAGATTGCGGCTGGGTTGATGCAGCCGACAAAGGGCGGGGCTTACGTGAATGGCAAACCGGTCGGCTTGGAAACCAAAGCCATCGTTTCCTTTATGCCGGACCGGCCCGTGACGGAATCTTGGATGAAGGTATCGGATGCGGTGGCATATTTTAAAGATTTTTATGAGGACTTTAATGTGGAGAAGGCCCGCAACATGCTGGAATTCATGAATTTAAAGACCCAAGACCGCATCAGTTCCTTGTCCAAAGGAATGAATGAGCGCCTGCAGTTAACACTGGCCTTGTCCCGTGAAGCCCAGCTGTATATGCTGGATGAGCCGATTGGCGGAGTGGATCCGGTAGCCCGGGGCAAAATTTTGGATGCGATAGTTGAATTCTACAATGAGGATAGCAGCATTATTATTTCAACCCATCTGGTCCGGGATATTGAGCGGATATTTGATGAAGTGATCTTTATTCAGGGCGGCGAAGTAGTGATGCATGACGAAGTTGAGAACATCCGCCTAAAACACGGAAAAAGCGTGGATGAGATGTTTAAAGAGGTGTATGCGGAATGA
- a CDS encoding GntR family transcriptional regulator: protein MSIEFDNNLPIYLQIMTYLKKEIIIGKLQPGDKIPSVRELASELQINPNTVQRTFQELEREGIVETRRGLGRYVTSEESKIMEIKKEMAGDLLERFIRGMQELGFKDQDIISIVEDAVKQP from the coding sequence GTGAGTATAGAATTCGACAATAATCTGCCGATCTATTTACAGATCATGACGTATCTAAAGAAAGAAATCATCATCGGTAAACTGCAGCCCGGTGATAAAATCCCATCGGTTCGAGAATTAGCGAGTGAGCTTCAAATAAATCCAAACACGGTGCAGCGAACTTTTCAAGAATTGGAGCGTGAGGGAATTGTGGAGACACGGAGAGGATTGGGCCGATACGTGACAAGCGAGGAGTCCAAAATTATGGAAATCAAAAAAGAAATGGCCGGCGATCTGCTGGAACGCTTTATTCGCGGTATGCAGGAGCTTGGCTTTAAAGATCAGGACATCATATCGATCGTGGAAGATGCTGTGAAGCAGCCATGA